The following DNA comes from Streptomyces pristinaespiralis.
CGGCCCCGGGACCGTGCCGGTCACCCCCCAGCAGCACGGCCTGCTCCTGGACGCCCTCGCCCACCCCGGCACCGGCCGCTACGTGGAGCAGCTGTTCTGGCGCTGGCACGGCCCCCTGGACACCGACCGGTTCACCGCCGCCTGGCAGTCGGTGTTCGACCGCGAGACCGTGCTGCGGGCCTCCTTCGACTGGCAGGACGAGCCCTGCCTGGTCCTGCACGACCACGTCACCGCCGAGGTCACCCGCCACGCCGCGGGCCCCGCCGGCCCCGCCGACTTCGACGCGCTGATGGAACGCGACCGGCTGCGCGGCTTCGACCTGCGCACCCCCGGACTGCTGCGCGTCACCCTCGTCGACGACCCGGCGCCCGCCGACGGCCGAGAGCCGCTGTCGGTACGGATCCTGCTCACCTTCCACCACGTCCTGCTCGACGGCTGGAGCGTGTCCATCCTGCTCCAGGAGTTCTACCGCGCCTACCTCGCCGGCGGTGCGCTGCCCGGCGGCGAGCGGCGCCCCGACGTGCGCGACTACTCGCAATGGCTGTCCGAGCAGGACACCGCCCCCGCCCGGGAGTTCTGGTCCGACGCCGTCCCGGCCGCCGCGCCCGTCGTCCAGCCCGCCATCCCCGGCCCGGCGACCGGCCAGAGCGGCTCGGGCCGTGCGGAGTGCCGGCTCAGCGCCGCGGAGGCCGACCGGCTGCGCGCCTGGGCCGCGGCCCGCGCCGCCACCGAGTCCAGTGCCCTGCAGGCCGTGTGGGCGCTGCTGCTGTACCGGGCGGGCGGCACCAGCGGCCCGGCGCCGGTCGGTTTCGGTGTGACCGTCTCCGGCCGCGGCATCGCCCTCGACGCGGTCGAGCGGCTGCCCGGGCTGCTGATGAACTCGCTGCCCATGACCATCCAGGTCGACCCCGGCCACAGCCTTCCCCGGCTGCTGACGGAACTGCGCGACCAGGCTCTGGACATGGCGGCCTACGAGTGGGTCTCCACCGGCCAGATCCACGAGTGGAGCGGCCGCAGGCCGGGCGAGAAGCTCGTCGAGAGCCTCATCGTCTTCGAGAACTACCCGCGCTCCTCCGGCGACCTGGAATCCGCCCTCGCCGCCCAGGGCATCCGCGTCGAACTGCCCGACGCGGCCGGCTCGCAGACCGCGTTCCCCGTCACCCTGCTCGCCTACCGCGACGTGGACGGCAGCCTGGTCCTCGCCGCCGTCCACGACCGCGGCCGGATCGCCGACGCCGAGGCGGAGAAGCTGGTCGCCCAGTGCGCCCGGCTGCTGCGCGAACTGCCCGCCACCGACGACGAGGCCACCACCGTCGCCGACGTGCTGGCCACCGTCACCGACGCGGACCTGCCGCGCATGGCCGAACGCTCCGAGCAGCCGGACGACACCGGCGAAACGCCCGCCGACTGGCCCGAGGGCCCGGAGGCGGACTTGGTCAGGCAGGCGTGGCAGACCGTCTTCGGCACCACCGACGTCGACCCCGGCGAGCACTTCTTCGAAGCCGGCGGCCACTCCCTGCTGGCCATGCGGCTGCTGCGCGAGATCAGCCTGCGCACCGGCCGCACCCTGCGCCTGGACGAACTGCTCGCCAACCCCCGGGCCGGCATGCTCGCCCGCCTCCTCGCCGAGACCCCGCACGACGGCGCGGACGCCGACGGCGCCGCATCGGTCCTCGTACCGCTGCGGCCCGCCCGGCAGCCCGGCGCCGGCACCGTCCACCTCGTCCACCCCCCGGGCGGTCAGGTCGCCTGCTACGCGCAGCTCGCCGCCGGCTACCCCGGCCCCGAGGCGCTCGTCGGCATCCGCGACCCGCGCGTCGACGACCCCGAGCCCGAGTACCGCTCCACGGAGCAGCTGGCAGAGCACTACCTCCAGGCGCTCGCCCCCGCCCTGGAATCGGGGGAGCGGATCGTGCTGGGCGGCTTCTCCGGCGGCGGCGTCATCGCCTACGAGATCGCCCAGCGGATCACCGCGCAGGGCGGCACACCGCCGCTGGTGGTGATGGTCGACGCGGGCGCGCCGGACGGTGAACTGACCGACGCGGAGGCCGACGGCTCGTTCGCCGGTCAACTGCGGGCGGTCGCCGAAGGCCGCACCCCCGACCCCGCGTCCACCACCACCGACCCCGAACCCCCCGCCACGGACGACGACCGGGCCGCCGCCACCGCGGAGCCCGCCGGGTCGGCCGCCTACCTCGCCGAGATCTCCCAGATCGCCGAATGGATGCGCGGCGACGGCGGCGGCGACCTCGTCGCGCTGATGCGCGACAGCGTCGAGGCGATCCAGCGCTACCGGCCCTGCTCCTACGCCGGTCCCGTCGTCGTGCTGCGCGCGGGGGACACCAGCTTCGGCAAGGGCACCGACTACGACGAGAGCGACCGGTTCCACGGCCGTCCCGGCCTCGGCTGGGAGGACCACGTCGAAGACCTCACCATCCGGGTCGTGCCGGGCAACCACGTGACCATGCTGACCGGCGACAACGTGCGCAGCCTCGCCCGGATCCTGGCGTCCGCCGTCAAGAACTGAACCGAGGAGACACCCACCATGACCGCACCCCGCCGGCGCATCACCCTCGCCGGCATCATCGACGGCCCCGGCGGCCATGTGGCCGCCTGGCGCCACCCGGCGACCAAGGCGGACGCCCAGCTCGACTTCGAATTCCACCGCGACAACGCCCGCACCCTCGAACGCGGCCTGTTCGACGCCGTGTTCATCGCGGACATCGTCGCCGTGTGGGGCACCCGCCTGGACTCCCTGTGCCGCACCTCGCGCACCGAGCACTTCGAACCGCTCACCCTGCTCGCCGCCTACGCCGCGGTCACCGAGCACATCGGCCTGTGCGCCACCGCCACCACCACGTACAACGAACCGGCGCACATCGCCGCCCGCTTCGCCTCCCTCGACCACCTCAGCGGCGGCCGGGCCGGCTGGAACGTCGTCACCTCCGCCGCACCGTGGGAGTCCGCCAACTTCGGCTTCCCCGAGCACCTGGAGCACGGCAAACGCTACGAGCGGGCCGAGGAGTTCATCGACGTCGTCAAAAAACTGTGGGACAGCGACGGCCGCCCCGTCGACCACCGCGGCACCCACTTCGAGGCCCCCGGCCCGCTCGGGATCGCCCGCCCCCCGCAGGGCCGCCCCGTCATCATCCAGGCCGGCTCCTCGCCGGTGGGACGCGAGTTCGCCGCCCGGCACGCCGAGGTCATCTTCACCCGGCACAACCGGCTCTCCGACGCCCAGGACTTCTACGGCGACCTCAAGGCACGCGTCGCCCGGCACGGCCGCGACCCCGAGAAGGTCCTCGTGTGGCCGACCCTCGCGCCGATCGTCGCCGCCAC
Coding sequences within:
- a CDS encoding LLM class flavin-dependent oxidoreductase, with product MTAPRRRITLAGIIDGPGGHVAAWRHPATKADAQLDFEFHRDNARTLERGLFDAVFIADIVAVWGTRLDSLCRTSRTEHFEPLTLLAAYAAVTEHIGLCATATTTYNEPAHIAARFASLDHLSGGRAGWNVVTSAAPWESANFGFPEHLEHGKRYERAEEFIDVVKKLWDSDGRPVDHRGTHFEAPGPLGIARPPQGRPVIIQAGSSPVGREFAARHAEVIFTRHNRLSDAQDFYGDLKARVARHGRDPEKVLVWPTLAPIVAATDTEAKQRLQELQDLTHDHVALRTLQDHLGDVDLSAYPIDGPVPDIPYTNQSQSTTERLIGLARRENLSIRELALRLMGDIVVGTPEQLADHMESWFTGRGADGFNIDFPYLPGSADDFVDHVVPELQRRGLYRSGYEGTTLRANLGIDAPRKAGAAA